A region of candidate division KSB1 bacterium DNA encodes the following proteins:
- a CDS encoding HPr kinase/phosphorylase, translated as MEKLTVEKFYLDNKEKLKFNLFNNDASFDRVIDEGDLHRPGLALSGFVDVFTYKRVQIIGNTENAYLKKLSAIERKKAIETLLSFKLPCIIITHNNKIPTDLLNYANEKGVTIIKSPLQTTKLMHLISDYMDEKFAPTISVHGSLVDVYGIGVLFTGRSGIGKSEITLDLVERGHRLVADDVVRIARKAEGILIGEATEMLQHHMEIRGLGIVDVRSIFGIRSIRLQKRVEVEVQLEEWNKDEEYERVGLQELTSKILEVEIPAIKLPIFSGKNITVIAEVIALDQLLKIHGHYPAKAFNEKLIKKMQEKARKEKYLQDYLDRDFE; from the coding sequence ATGGAAAAATTAACTGTTGAAAAATTTTATCTTGACAACAAAGAGAAGTTAAAGTTTAACTTGTTTAACAACGATGCAAGTTTCGACAGAGTCATTGATGAAGGAGACTTGCATCGTCCCGGGCTGGCTTTGTCCGGGTTCGTAGATGTTTTTACCTACAAACGAGTTCAAATAATCGGCAATACTGAAAATGCCTATTTAAAAAAATTGTCGGCCATCGAGCGAAAAAAGGCTATCGAAACATTGCTCTCATTTAAGTTGCCCTGCATTATAATCACACATAATAACAAAATCCCCACCGATCTTTTAAATTACGCCAATGAAAAGGGAGTCACCATCATTAAGTCTCCACTGCAGACGACAAAGCTCATGCACCTCATTAGCGACTACATGGACGAGAAATTTGCACCAACTATTTCCGTGCATGGCTCTCTGGTCGATGTGTATGGAATTGGGGTGCTGTTCACCGGACGCAGTGGAATTGGCAAAAGCGAAATAACTTTAGACTTGGTTGAGCGGGGGCACCGACTGGTGGCAGACGATGTTGTCCGTATTGCAAGAAAAGCGGAAGGGATTCTGATTGGTGAGGCAACTGAAATGCTGCAGCATCACATGGAAATTCGGGGGCTTGGTATTGTGGACGTTCGCAGCATCTTTGGTATTCGATCGATTCGGCTGCAGAAGCGTGTAGAAGTTGAAGTGCAGTTAGAAGAGTGGAATAAAGACGAAGAATATGAACGAGTCGGTCTTCAAGAGTTAACAAGCAAAATACTGGAAGTCGAGATTCCAGCTATAAAGCTGCCAATTTTTTCCGGTAAAAATATTACTGTGATCGCCGAAGTGATAGCTTTAGATCAGTTGTTGAAAATTCATGGTCATTACCCGGCGAAGGCTTTCAATGAAAAGCTCATTAAGAAAATGCAGGAAAAAGCAAGAAAGGAAAAATATTTACAGGACTATTTAGATAGAGATTTTGAATAG
- the raiA gene encoding ribosome-associated translation inhibitor RaiA, whose product MRVNITARHYKAPDRLKEYAESEVQKLTKYFDGIIECEIILDYEKTIQVVEIAMKVHKQKLFAREKSKDIYKGLDRAVVKIERQLKKYKEKLKDHSNPKAVSFGEPSPVS is encoded by the coding sequence ATGCGTGTAAACATCACTGCCAGGCACTACAAAGCACCAGATAGACTCAAGGAATATGCGGAAAGTGAGGTACAAAAACTTACAAAATATTTTGATGGCATTATTGAGTGCGAAATAATCCTTGATTATGAAAAAACAATTCAGGTAGTTGAGATAGCTATGAAAGTACACAAACAAAAATTATTTGCACGTGAAAAATCCAAGGATATTTACAAGGGACTTGATCGCGCTGTTGTTAAAATTGAAAGGCAACTAAAAAAATACAAAGAAAAATTAAAGGACCACTCAAACCCTAAAGCCGTTTCATTTGGTGAGCCTTCTCCCGTAAGCTAA
- a CDS encoding tyrosine recombinase XerC gives MQSLTAKTLQFHITNFLRHLRVEKNASRFTLSAYQLDLEQLLQFTEEHDLQEITRKSLRSFLASLSKKGLKASSINRKLTSLRSFFKYLCSQEVLDYNPAATLLYLKKEKKLPSFFQYEVILKALGLPDTSTLEGLRDRVILEIFYSTGIRLRELVGINLEDVDLTNEVLRVTGKGSKERVVPLGKSITKIIKKYIAARTHFIGSLVLSTEAFFLNKKGKRISPGQVQYRVKKYLLAASDKQEAYPHMLRHSFATHLLDEGADLISVKELLGHSSLSTTQVYTHLTTERLKKVYKQAHPRAQK, from the coding sequence GTGCAGTCGCTTACGGCTAAGACACTTCAATTTCATATTACAAATTTTCTGCGGCATCTTCGCGTAGAAAAAAACGCTTCGAGATTTACTTTAAGCGCATACCAATTGGATCTCGAACAACTACTGCAGTTTACTGAAGAACACGATCTCCAGGAGATTACTAGAAAATCCTTGCGTTCTTTTTTAGCTTCCTTATCAAAAAAAGGGCTTAAGGCCTCCAGCATTAATCGAAAATTGACTTCGCTTAGATCGTTTTTTAAGTATCTGTGTTCCCAGGAAGTCCTCGATTATAATCCCGCAGCGACACTTTTATATTTAAAAAAAGAAAAAAAACTCCCCTCCTTTTTTCAGTATGAAGTCATCCTAAAAGCTTTGGGTTTGCCGGATACGTCGACCCTTGAAGGATTAAGAGATCGGGTTATACTCGAGATTTTTTATTCTACCGGCATTCGTCTGCGCGAATTGGTGGGAATTAATCTTGAGGATGTCGATTTGACGAATGAAGTACTAAGAGTCACGGGGAAAGGTTCAAAGGAACGGGTTGTGCCCTTAGGGAAAAGCATTACCAAGATAATTAAAAAATATATTGCAGCACGGACTCATTTCATTGGGTCTCTGGTTTTGAGTACTGAAGCTTTTTTTCTAAACAAAAAGGGTAAACGAATCTCGCCAGGTCAAGTGCAGTATAGAGTGAAAAAATACCTGCTTGCGGCCTCTGATAAGCAGGAAGCCTACCCGCACATGTTACGGCATTCCTTTGCAACCCATTTGCTTGACGAAGGAGCAGACCTGATTTCTGTGAAAGAGTTACTGGGCCATTCCAGCCTTTCGACAACGCAGGTCTACACCCACTTGACGACAGAGAGATTAAAAAAAGTTTACAAACAGGCGCACCCGAGAGCGCAAAAATAA
- the topA gene encoding type I DNA topoisomerase: MAKSLVIVESNAKIKTIGKFLGKDYQVLSSVGHVKDLPKQRLGVDVEDNFKPEYITIRGKGKVLSQLRKSAITVDNVFIATDPDREGEAIASHLAEEMKVKKDKIFRVMFNEITEKAVKNALKNPTKINENKVAAQKARRVVDRLVGYQVSPILWRTIYRGLSAGRVQSIALRLISEREEEIENFKPQEYWSVAAELQGDKNQPFLSKLHKIDNKPPELADEKTTNEVLTDIRKQTFKVLEIKKRKVTRNPGPAFTTSTMQQAAAGRLGYTSKKIMMIAQQLYEGVELGDEGSVGLISYMRTDSTRISEEALQAVREYILLSYGKDYLPASARRFKVKSGAQDAHEAIRPTSLKREPRKIRRYLTSEQFKLYDLIWNRFVASQMESVKLEQTTINISAGDSYLFRTSGSTILFRGFLQIYEEYEEENGNGKEDDMRIPRNLSVGDILNLLDLIPQQHFTKPAPRFSESSLIKELDALGIGRPSTYTVIISTILARKYVEKLQRQLLPTELGRTVNKILVQNFPDIFNVEFTAFMEKELDEIESGKKEFSEVTKDFYTPFKKDLDEVSQKQNEIKDALQEETKETCPKCGKDLIIRWGRNGKFMACSGYPDCKHTKPLEEPEEVGEKCEKCGKQMVVKHGRFGRFLACSGYPDCKNAQPISVGVDCPNDDCSGKLVEKRSRRGKTFYGCSKYPNCKFASWNKPVNIQCRNCQNPYLEMRSNQSKGDFLYCPVCKSDFQVEEKETDGAVAYG; the protein is encoded by the coding sequence ATGGCAAAATCTTTAGTTATTGTTGAATCCAATGCTAAAATAAAAACCATTGGCAAATTTTTAGGAAAAGATTATCAAGTTCTTTCCTCAGTAGGACACGTTAAAGACCTGCCGAAACAACGCCTGGGTGTCGATGTCGAAGACAACTTTAAACCTGAATATATTACCATTCGGGGAAAAGGCAAAGTATTAAGTCAGTTAAGAAAGTCAGCAATAACTGTGGACAACGTCTTCATCGCTACCGATCCGGATCGTGAGGGAGAAGCGATCGCCTCCCACCTTGCCGAAGAAATGAAAGTCAAGAAAGATAAAATTTTCCGGGTGATGTTTAATGAAATTACCGAAAAGGCGGTCAAAAACGCATTAAAAAACCCAACAAAAATAAATGAAAATAAGGTCGCTGCTCAAAAAGCACGCCGGGTTGTGGACCGTTTGGTTGGTTATCAGGTTAGCCCGATTTTATGGCGAACCATTTACCGTGGGTTGAGTGCCGGCCGGGTTCAATCCATTGCGCTTAGACTAATCAGTGAGCGTGAGGAAGAAATCGAGAATTTTAAACCGCAAGAATATTGGTCTGTTGCTGCCGAACTCCAGGGAGATAAAAACCAGCCGTTTCTATCAAAGCTTCATAAAATAGACAACAAACCGCCCGAACTTGCCGACGAAAAAACAACGAATGAAGTCTTAACGGACATTAGAAAACAAACGTTCAAAGTCCTTGAAATCAAAAAAAGGAAAGTAACCCGCAATCCGGGCCCGGCATTTACCACCAGTACTATGCAGCAAGCGGCAGCGGGTCGTCTTGGGTACACTTCAAAGAAGATCATGATGATCGCCCAGCAGCTTTATGAGGGTGTTGAGCTCGGGGATGAAGGCAGTGTTGGTTTAATCAGCTACATGCGTACTGATTCAACTCGTATTTCGGAGGAGGCTTTACAGGCGGTTAGAGAATATATTTTGCTCAGTTACGGCAAAGATTACTTGCCGGCCTCGGCCCGGAGATTTAAAGTTAAATCCGGTGCCCAGGACGCACACGAGGCCATCCGGCCAACTTCATTAAAAAGAGAGCCGCGTAAAATCAGGAGGTATTTAACCTCGGAACAGTTCAAACTTTATGATCTGATTTGGAATCGCTTCGTGGCTTCTCAAATGGAATCCGTCAAACTCGAACAAACCACCATCAATATTTCTGCGGGGGATTCGTATTTGTTTAGAACTTCGGGTAGTACCATTCTTTTTAGAGGATTTTTACAAATTTATGAAGAATATGAGGAAGAGAATGGAAATGGCAAAGAAGATGATATGCGTATTCCGCGAAATTTAAGCGTTGGCGATATTCTAAATTTGTTAGACCTAATACCTCAGCAACATTTTACTAAACCGGCGCCCCGTTTTTCCGAAAGCAGTTTAATTAAAGAACTGGATGCTTTGGGAATCGGCCGCCCAAGTACTTACACAGTTATTATCTCCACGATTTTGGCGCGCAAATATGTCGAGAAACTACAGCGTCAGTTGCTCCCGACCGAATTGGGTCGAACGGTAAATAAAATTTTGGTTCAAAATTTTCCGGATATCTTCAACGTGGAGTTTACAGCTTTTATGGAAAAAGAATTGGACGAAATCGAATCCGGGAAAAAGGAATTTTCGGAAGTAACTAAAGATTTTTATACACCATTCAAAAAGGATTTGGATGAAGTAAGCCAAAAGCAGAACGAGATCAAGGACGCTTTACAAGAAGAGACCAAAGAAACTTGTCCTAAATGCGGCAAGGATTTAATTATTCGCTGGGGCAGAAATGGCAAATTTATGGCTTGTTCCGGTTATCCCGATTGCAAGCACACGAAGCCGTTGGAAGAACCTGAAGAGGTAGGAGAAAAGTGTGAAAAATGCGGCAAACAGATGGTCGTCAAGCATGGCCGGTTCGGTCGGTTTTTGGCCTGCTCCGGCTATCCTGACTGCAAAAATGCTCAGCCAATTTCCGTCGGGGTGGATTGTCCTAATGACGATTGCTCTGGAAAGTTAGTCGAGAAAAGGTCCCGACGTGGTAAAACCTTTTATGGGTGTAGCAAGTACCCGAATTGTAAATTTGCCAGTTGGAATAAGCCGGTAAATATTCAATGCAGGAACTGCCAAAACCCATACTTGGAAATGCGTTCAAATCAATCGAAGGGAGACTTCCTTTATTGTCCTGTATGTAAATCAGATTTTCAGGTCGAAGAGAAGGAAACCGATGGTGCAGTCGCTTACGGCTAA
- a CDS encoding DUF494 family protein, which translates to MNERVVEILIYIMSEIRSNRKVSGKLDILSKSLIQQGYTESEISSAFTWLLGRLKNDSEEVVEQKNPSLKSSFRHLHEIERSIIAVEAYGYIIQLKELGIIDESDVEQILERAMMMGASEITTGDIKSIVASMLLNYNALTDGSCFLFEENPTIH; encoded by the coding sequence ATGAATGAACGTGTTGTTGAAATTTTGATTTATATAATGAGCGAAATTCGAAGTAACCGTAAAGTCTCCGGTAAGCTCGACATTCTTTCAAAAAGCCTGATTCAACAGGGATACACTGAAAGTGAAATCAGTTCAGCTTTTACCTGGCTTTTGGGTCGCTTAAAAAACGATTCCGAAGAGGTCGTCGAACAGAAAAATCCCTCACTAAAGAGTTCTTTCCGCCATCTTCATGAAATAGAGCGCTCGATTATTGCTGTTGAAGCATATGGCTATATTATTCAACTCAAAGAGTTAGGGATTATTGACGAATCGGATGTTGAGCAGATTCTAGAAAGAGCAATGATGATGGGTGCCTCAGAAATCACCACGGGGGACATTAAATCTATTGTTGCCTCAATGTTATTGAATTACAATGCTCTTACTGACGGAAGTTGTTTTCTTTTTGAGGAAAATCCTACAATTCATTGA
- the secA gene encoding preprotein translocase subunit SecA, which yields MVGNLVSKIFGSKHDRDIKRVQPIVDQINQAYEQFENLSDDELKGKTQDFKDRIESATKEVVAELKELYEAIHSDTISTNGRDDSGQNEESENSDTDNVHDQIKKLEEEEKEIIEEVLNEILPEVFAVVKQTCKRLVGKKWKICDVDSQWEMIPYDVQLIGGIVLHEGKIAEMATGEGKTLVASMPLYLNALAGKGVHLITVNDYLARRDCEWMAEIFKFLGLTVYYIQNDMNPEQRKQAYSADITYGTNNEFGFDYLRDNMAIRFEDKVQRGHNYAIVDEVDSVLVDEARTPLIISGPVEHSTHKYDEMKPRVEQLIRQQTILVNSLVAEGEKLLNDENEDEYGAGIKLLQASRGAPKNKKLAKILQEVGVKKLIRRVENDYIRDKILHEVDEDLLFAIDEKAHTIDLTDKGRDALSPNDPEMFVLPDLSEKLHELENNEAISEEEKLSEKMILQNEFSEKSEQLHNISQLLRAYSLFEKDVEYVVTDGKVLIVDEFTGRLMPGRRFSDGLHQALEAKEGVKIERETQTLATITLQNYFRLYKKLAGMTGTAETEAAEFWEIYKLDVVVIPTNDTIRRIDYEDQIFRTKREKYNAIIDEIVEIHEKKRPVLVGTITVDVSETLSRMLKRKGIPHSVLNAKQHQREAEIISHAGEPGAVTIATNMAGRGTDIKLGQGVVKHSSCALVKHREGEEVCPYLDEYKCHEEVPCGLHIMGTERHESRRIDRQLRGRSGRQGDPGSSRFYLSLEDDLMRLFQSDRVAGVMDRLGVPEGEVIQHGMVSKSIERAQKKVEGHNFDIRKHLLEYDDVMNQQREVIYKKRAHALEGENLREEYIELIGDFVDSRISQYSNEETYSEEWDWAGLRADFRKTMLMELPVEEDDIAGIGQDELFDKVYDAAKNHYHQRERDLSEKLMRQIERLAMLRVIDEQWREHLYEMDQLKEGIGLRAYGQKNPLLEYKSEGFRMFKEMLDMINEQVLDLIFKAQVQHEPIPSAVRRLQQMTTVHDSTEGMGFSGIPQEDAGQRAARQPQGAKKQPVVVGEKIGRNDPCPCGSGKKYKKCHGVV from the coding sequence ATGGTTGGAAATTTAGTATCGAAAATTTTCGGCAGCAAACATGATCGGGACATCAAGCGCGTCCAACCGATCGTTGACCAAATTAATCAAGCTTATGAGCAGTTTGAGAATCTTTCCGATGATGAGCTGAAAGGCAAAACACAGGATTTCAAAGATCGGATAGAATCCGCTACCAAAGAAGTCGTCGCAGAGTTAAAGGAGCTTTACGAAGCAATCCATTCGGACACCATTTCCACGAATGGCAGAGACGATTCCGGCCAAAATGAAGAGTCCGAAAACAGCGACACGGACAATGTGCACGACCAAATTAAAAAGCTGGAGGAAGAAGAAAAGGAAATTATCGAAGAGGTTTTGAATGAAATTCTTCCTGAGGTTTTTGCAGTAGTGAAACAGACTTGTAAACGCCTGGTAGGTAAAAAATGGAAAATTTGCGATGTCGATAGTCAATGGGAGATGATTCCTTACGACGTTCAACTCATTGGCGGCATTGTTTTGCACGAAGGCAAGATTGCGGAGATGGCAACCGGGGAAGGAAAAACTTTAGTTGCAAGCATGCCTCTCTATCTAAATGCCCTAGCCGGTAAAGGCGTCCATTTGATTACCGTAAATGACTATCTGGCAAGACGTGACTGTGAATGGATGGCCGAAATCTTTAAATTCCTAGGACTGACCGTTTATTACATCCAAAATGATATGAACCCTGAGCAGCGTAAACAAGCCTATTCGGCAGACATTACTTATGGTACAAACAATGAATTTGGTTTCGATTATCTTCGCGATAATATGGCCATTCGCTTCGAAGATAAAGTTCAACGCGGGCACAACTACGCTATCGTTGATGAAGTAGATTCGGTTCTGGTGGATGAGGCTCGCACCCCGCTCATTATTTCGGGTCCGGTTGAGCATTCCACCCATAAATATGACGAAATGAAACCACGTGTTGAGCAACTGATCAGGCAGCAAACGATCTTGGTCAATAGCCTCGTTGCAGAAGGTGAAAAATTATTGAATGATGAGAATGAAGATGAATACGGAGCGGGAATAAAGTTATTGCAGGCTTCACGGGGAGCGCCCAAGAATAAAAAGCTTGCCAAAATTCTGCAGGAAGTTGGTGTCAAGAAGCTCATTCGCCGGGTAGAGAATGACTATATTCGTGATAAAATATTGCATGAAGTTGACGAAGATTTGCTTTTTGCGATCGATGAGAAGGCGCACACAATTGATTTAACCGACAAAGGCCGCGATGCCCTTTCTCCTAACGATCCGGAGATGTTTGTTTTACCCGATCTTTCTGAAAAGCTGCATGAATTAGAAAACAATGAAGCAATTTCTGAAGAAGAAAAGTTGTCGGAAAAGATGATACTTCAAAACGAATTTTCTGAAAAAAGCGAACAGCTTCATAATATTTCCCAACTCCTTCGTGCTTACTCCTTGTTTGAAAAAGATGTTGAATATGTTGTCACGGATGGCAAAGTTTTAATTGTAGATGAATTTACCGGACGCTTGATGCCGGGCCGGAGATTTAGTGACGGACTGCACCAGGCTTTGGAAGCCAAGGAAGGCGTTAAAATTGAAAGAGAGACCCAGACTTTAGCCACGATTACTTTACAAAATTATTTTCGTCTTTATAAGAAATTGGCCGGAATGACCGGCACAGCAGAAACAGAGGCGGCAGAATTTTGGGAAATTTACAAACTGGATGTCGTGGTCATTCCAACTAATGATACGATTCGGCGAATAGACTATGAAGACCAAATTTTCCGAACCAAACGAGAGAAATACAACGCAATTATTGATGAGATCGTCGAAATTCATGAGAAAAAGCGTCCGGTTTTAGTCGGGACGATCACTGTAGATGTCTCAGAAACTTTGAGCCGGATGCTAAAGCGTAAAGGTATCCCGCACTCCGTTCTGAATGCAAAACAGCACCAGAGAGAAGCAGAAATTATCTCGCATGCTGGCGAGCCAGGGGCAGTGACAATTGCTACTAATATGGCTGGAAGAGGAACCGACATAAAGCTGGGCCAGGGTGTTGTTAAACATTCAAGTTGTGCTTTGGTTAAACACCGCGAAGGCGAAGAAGTGTGTCCTTATTTAGATGAGTATAAATGTCACGAAGAAGTACCCTGCGGACTCCACATAATGGGTACGGAACGGCATGAATCCCGCCGAATTGACCGGCAGTTGCGGGGCAGAAGCGGCCGGCAGGGAGATCCGGGTTCGTCGCGCTTTTATCTGTCTTTAGAAGATGACTTGATGCGGTTATTTCAATCAGACCGGGTTGCAGGCGTCATGGATCGGCTTGGCGTTCCGGAAGGCGAGGTCATTCAACACGGAATGGTCAGCAAATCGATTGAACGAGCGCAGAAAAAAGTAGAAGGTCATAATTTTGACATCCGAAAGCATCTTCTCGAATATGACGATGTCATGAACCAGCAGCGTGAAGTTATTTACAAGAAACGTGCTCATGCTTTGGAAGGGGAGAATTTACGAGAAGAGTATATTGAGCTCATCGGAGATTTCGTGGACAGCAGAATTAGCCAATATTCCAACGAGGAAACATATTCTGAAGAATGGGACTGGGCGGGGCTGCGAGCTGATTTTAGAAAAACTATGCTCATGGAGTTGCCAGTTGAAGAAGACGATATCGCCGGCATCGGTCAAGACGAATTATTTGATAAGGTGTATGACGCTGCCAAGAATCACTATCACCAGAGAGAACGAGATCTCAGCGAAAAATTAATGCGCCAAATCGAGCGGTTGGCGATGCTGCGAGTAATTGACGAACAGTGGCGTGAGCATCTCTACGAAATGGATCAACTCAAAGAGGGAATTGGACTCAGGGCCTATGGTCAGAAGAATCCATTGCTTGAGTATAAATCTGAAGGCTTCAGGATGTTTAAGGAAATGCTCGATATGATCAATGAACAGGTTCTCGATTTAATTTTTAAAGCGCAGGTGCAACATGAACCAATTCCGTCAGCGGTTCGACGACTCCAGCAGATGACAACGGTTCATGATTCAACCGAGGGTATGGGGTTTTCAGGTATTCCTCAAGAAGATGCCGGGCAAAGGGCTGCACGCCAGCCGCAGGGAGCTAAGAAGCAGCCAGTGGTCGTTGGTGAGAAAATAGGACGAAACGATCCGTGTCCTTGTGGAAGTGGTAAAAAGTATAAAAAATGTCATGGTGTCGTGTAA
- the nusB gene encoding transcription antitermination factor NusB has protein sequence MSSNRRKARELVLRALYSQEMSDNPVNVIIEDMILSRKEEESITEFAVHLLKVCIEHKTDLDKLIVDKAQNWDFERIAILDKLVMRIAICEFLHFEDIPPKVSIDEAIEIAKKYSTEGSGQFINGILDSVLLELRNQNLLKKSGRGLNED, from the coding sequence ATGAGTAGTAATAGAAGAAAAGCAAGAGAATTGGTCTTGCGTGCACTTTACAGCCAGGAGATGTCGGATAATCCGGTAAATGTGATTATTGAGGACATGATTTTGAGCCGCAAGGAAGAGGAGAGCATCACGGAATTTGCGGTGCACTTACTTAAGGTTTGTATTGAGCACAAAACTGACCTCGATAAATTGATCGTTGACAAAGCGCAGAATTGGGATTTCGAAAGAATCGCTATTTTGGATAAATTAGTGATGAGAATAGCAATTTGCGAGTTCCTGCATTTTGAAGATATTCCACCCAAAGTCTCGATTGACGAAGCGATTGAAATTGCCAAAAAATACAGCACCGAGGGAAGCGGTCAATTTATCAACGGAATATTGGACAGCGTTTTACTTGAGTTAAGAAATCAAAATCTTTTAAAAAAATCCGGAAGAGGGTTGAACGAAGACTGA
- a CDS encoding branched-chain amino acid transaminase, with protein MSEFLEDGKLWFNGKMIEWQDAKIHVMSHVIHYGSSVFEGFRCYNTVNGPALFRLQDHIRRLFDSAKIYRIPMPFSKDVIEQACIDVVKVNNLQEAYMRPVVFRGYGSLGVDPKDTPTEVAVAALAWGKYLGDEGINVGVDVRVSSWNRARPNTLPAMAKCGANYMNSQLINLEAKADGYIEGIGLDSNGYVSEGSGENIFVIRDNRIYTPPLSSSILPGITRDCVIKLAEDFGYKVEEITIPRECLYIADEVFFTGSAAEVSPIKSIDRIPIGEGRRGPITEKIQKRFFGILTGEFEDKYSWLTPVN; from the coding sequence ATGTCTGAATTCTTAGAAGACGGGAAACTATGGTTTAATGGGAAGATGATTGAATGGCAGGATGCTAAAATACATGTCATGTCTCATGTTATTCATTATGGCTCATCGGTCTTTGAAGGATTTCGATGTTATAATACGGTTAATGGACCCGCCCTTTTTCGGTTACAGGATCACATTCGGCGGTTATTTGATTCCGCGAAGATTTACAGAATTCCCATGCCCTTTTCGAAAGATGTAATCGAACAAGCCTGCATCGATGTCGTTAAAGTTAATAATTTGCAAGAAGCTTATATGCGTCCGGTCGTCTTCCGAGGATATGGAAGCCTGGGAGTCGATCCCAAAGATACGCCGACTGAAGTGGCGGTGGCTGCTTTGGCCTGGGGAAAATATTTGGGAGATGAAGGGATCAATGTCGGGGTTGATGTTCGCGTGTCTTCCTGGAATCGAGCGCGGCCCAATACCTTGCCGGCGATGGCAAAATGCGGCGCGAACTATATGAATTCACAGCTTATTAATTTGGAGGCAAAAGCGGACGGATATATAGAGGGGATTGGCCTTGATTCCAATGGCTATGTCAGCGAAGGAAGTGGTGAAAATATTTTTGTAATCCGCGACAACCGAATTTACACACCGCCGCTCTCTTCGTCAATTTTGCCGGGAATTACCCGTGACTGCGTTATTAAACTGGCAGAAGATTTTGGCTATAAAGTTGAGGAAATCACAATTCCGAGGGAGTGTCTCTATATTGCCGATGAGGTTTTCTTTACAGGGAGCGCCGCCGAAGTCAGTCCCATCAAATCTATCGATCGAATTCCAATTGGCGAAGGTCGCAGGGGACCGATTACTGAGAAAATTCAAAAACGCTTTTTTGGAATATTAACCGGTGAGTTCGAGGATAAATATAGCTGGTTGACTCCGGTTAATTAA